acacaatatactcactcttccaaaaactttacgagattgccccaatgcaccttacctagcggaatagagcaataatctcgagctgtcaaacgtaaccgaaataggtttcatctgtgtgtaaaaatatgtgtacgtatacacttacacaagcatgattgatcatgatttctatgagattaaattgtcaacttgcggcacgtgccgactggacgtgggaccacgcagtgttactgatagtgacacctCTCTTGCtcacctttgtttctctattccgctaggactaggtatattaacttcatgcTTAAGAAACAggtatgaatcaacttcttagTACGTTCCGTGTCCGCATCGGTTTCGCGGCGGGTTCGTTGCACGTCAAGCTGCTCGCCAACCGCTAGCACGATAAGGCACACAGCACAAGACGGAGACAATCACAATTTACTATTTACTCATTCAACTCCCACTAGtttcattacatttttattgcaatCACCGagcaatattatcttatttattttcacagaAACACAGACTTCGGGCTCACACACCTAACATGGTGTGCTGTAAGTTTTGCGAGGCCCTGTTCAAAGACGAGAGCGGCCTCCAGCGTCACAAGTGCAAGTACAGCGCTCCGGCCGTCTGCCCCGTGTGTGGCGTTGTGATCAAAGTGCCGATACAGGTATGGAGTTTTTTAATTCGATATTagtttatcaaatattttgaattttgcaTACATCTGTACATGATTATACGAAACTTTATGACGCAAactacatttaatatttatccggaatgaaaagtatcctatgtcctttcccgggactcaaagtgaaATCTCCATACGaaacagaaaaatcggttcggcggtttcggcgtgaagaggtaaaagacagacagacataggtaataaaatatgaaaatatgcatatttttaaaaataaaatcttgtaGCTGTTTTAGAGAACTAAAAAGCCTGCGCCTCCCCTTCTTAAAGATCTTAAAGTTGTCGGCCTGTACTTATTTGTTGCTAATTTATTATAGATGAGGCGACATCTAGCGTCGCATTCCGACGAGCGTAAACACAAGTGCGACCGCTGCGACGTCGCGTACAAGTCGCGCGGCGCGCTGCGGGTGCACATGAACAAGCACGACGGTATCCGCGCACACAAGTGCGAGTACTGCCCCGCTGCCTTCTGGGGACATTCCGCGCTTATTAAACACCGCAGATTACATACTGGTAGGACATCAgtcatttttaccgacttccaaaaaggaggaggttatacgttccgctgtatgttcaacgataactcagctatttgtgatccgattttcaaaattctttttgtgttgtatagggtttaactcgaatttggtaccatgttcacaacagtggtgatctgatgatgggatcctagaggaatcgaggggaatctttgaaatttgtatggacacatatagtgatttcaattttttctgaagcaaagtaaatgctaccaaaaagtaagatttcgcatcaggttataccctggatccgaaggtacccaacagaacttttgaatccttatagatacaggttcggggatttcggcgttgtttaaacaacttaaagcataagccaacacatcaatttatttgaccatcatcatcaaaatcataattatgccatgggtcatcacattatgacacaattattgatgcttttcgtgatattttgcattgaaGCAGATGTTTTCGATGAttattttgctgtttgtggaccgattttcaaaattcttgtgttgttgtataggatataatcttgattttgtataataattacgaaagtggtgagctgatgatgggatctatgagcaatcgagggaaatccttgaaatttatcaaaagactcatagtgcttaaaatgttgtttctagtaacttaaacatatgtttcgaataagagaaagttcatacgaaggtgtctcttggcccaaaggcactgaacagaactcctgaacctttaaagttaaaagtttttaaattgcagcatcgcttagataactgcaagcatttaccacaatttcgcttagagtaacataatgtgaatatttaacattcgtagtggttatttacgcataaagccttatcttgtagataactaaaaagagtgaaattattatttttaacaaaaaattaaaaccaatgtctaaatctcaactatttctgtacatactacagtcttcattactttgaagtcggtaccagtaccaaaagcttcagatattctgacattgactgaactcacgataaaattagctggtaccgacttcaaataatgaagactgtagtatgtaggtacagaaatagttgagatttagacgaattctgaaaaaggcactattatagagtaagagttatttaatacattttagttcatattattattgtttttaccttggaagtcggttttaattttttgttaaaaataataatatttgattacATACTGGTAGGACAGACTATTTAAACACGTCGAGCTTGGTGAAAGAAAGATAtaggaagatttttttttccatGATAAGGTAAAATACCTTTCCATCATTCTTCAGACGGCGCCCCGCAAGCCGTAGAGAATTTATAACAGTGGCTGGACACTTTTTGCTaactcaaaataataaatattgactTAAAACTGTCTTTGCGTGAAACAAATTTAACTATTTTCAGGTGAGAAGCCGTATGTTTGCAAGGTATGTAGCAAAGGTTTCATATCCAACCATAACCTCAAAGTCCACATGAAGGTACATGGTATACACAATCTAATAAAGAAAAAAGATGCCGGAGAGGATTCTATAGAATAAATAATGTGCAACAAAGTAACATAAGTAGTGCAATTGACTTTCCAGATTCTGTATAAAAAGTCGCTTAATTTGTGAATAaacgatttaaatatattttttattttattatacatgcCTATTTTAGCGACTCCGCCAGCTCACTTATGCCGCTTTTCGCGAAAAAGCGGCTGCTAGTGCTAGATTTGTTTGTAACTACGTCAAGTGTCTCAACACTCAATAAAGTTACGAGGCGAAAAGACTCGAGTCTAGCCAGATGTTCCTTTAGCAGGCCCCTAGACTCTAGGGGCCCGGTTAGTATATTTTCATCTTTGTCTATCATACGCATTTATCGCAAGACTACGCCAGAGGACACTACGCAGCACGGCAGCTGCGATGCTTCGCGAGTCGCGAGTGAGTAGTGACTCGCGAcaaagtatagtctgtcaaaaaagtaaagaaattaaaaagtggcaacatcgtagtgtcatccctttcaaatcaatctaaaagggcccattcacggcaggactgcacggcagtcctgcagtgaatgggcctcttaagaaaaaagggatgacactacgatgttgccactttttaatttcttcacttttttgatagACTATACATCACAGAGTACCTTTTTATATATAGGAAAAGTACATACAAACGTCTGTTCCGTGGAATGTGAACTGACGTCCGTTAATATTAGTGTTGTTCGTGTCGTTTTCCAATatacattgcgcatgcgcaaagttaaaaattagtgtcagtgtgagtgtcatgttctaaattttgacagaaattgttagaacatgacactccattatgaagttgacagtcagctgccaaactacGAAAAAATGAAACAGAATGAAACGAACGCGGCTTttacattgacttttataagtggacgcggcataatggtttctaccaaatcaaaatactgtggccagtccgccattttatgttccggttctccgaggtacataaactgtcaaagtgtcgtattatagggatgtcgaaattgaaagaaaatatcgatatatcgatacatggatatttgaaaaaatatcaatatcggtctcgatatatcgcgaaaaaaatatcgatatatcggtcaaatttttcgacctatttgctttttttaaaattaatttatagtccgtcaaaaaagtgaagaaatttaaaaaagtttgtccttggatcggtacgtttatatttttactaaaatgtttgttattttaccgatgcatgatggcttgacttcgtatgtgctaatttagttaataattagacaataaataagatttgtgatagaatagaatatagcatgacttgattttcgatatttaatcaacatagaaattagtagatttgacgtttagtgatgtacttttttatcgaatttaaaaagtataaggtgaagaatctgatcatttatttaactGATCAGATTCTTCACTGACTtactcacttataacatcttacttatcgatatcctcgacaaatatcaaccgagtgtcccatcactatagaccgcaatgtttagttcttggcaatatggcgccggccaccctttttttcagttatgtcgcttccatctgtttccttattcattgggcTTTTATAAGTAACTTTTACTGTCTACGTTAagtaaacattattaaaaaaaatacctgacAGTTGACATTGAcgattgacagttgacacttgacagcgaCGGTGTTTACCATGGAGGtgtttacaaaatacaaaaaccaaaataaataatattattacgatttacgactcGGTTTTTTCTTAGATAAAGAGTAAATTAATACTATATTGCCAAAATACCTAAgtgtacattttaattcttattaaaaAACTTTGTTTGGAAGTAAATTATGCAGTGTCGAGCTTGTTTAAAAACAAACTGTAAAAATGCGACGAAACTCGATGAATTTAATGTTAAGAGTTTTAATCTCATCACgaatttaaatgtaatattgaatttattattttctatattgTGAGTATGTGCATTACTATACAATTATTCATTTACAGATACATTCAGGCGACGGTATGCCTCAACAGCTCTGTGCAAAATGTACAAAAGACCTAAAAGTTTGTATTGCGTTTAGAGAAAAGTGTATTTCTTCCAATTCTGTTTTATCGCAAGTAGTATTTCacaaagtaagtaattatttaatatatctgaatttatatatataggtaCACATCTGAAACATTATTGTAATGGCatcaaaaacaatattattttcagaaaTTAAAACCGGATGAAATTAAAGAAGAGGACCTTGAAAGTAACATTGATGCCCAAAATGTATTGGTAAGTTACATTTTGATCTATCAACACTATTCTTTAGTCTAAACACTGCAGTTTTTATTTGAGACCAGTGAAAAATGCTGAATTTTATCAGTAAGTAAGTAAAAGTAAATCTTTTTATGGATctatttaatccatactaataatatatatgcgaaagtgtgtctgtctgtctgtctgttacctcttcacgcccaaaccgctaaaccgattttgctgaaatttggcgtggatATACTAGAGTCTTGGGAAAGAacatagatactttttatcccggaaaaatgtacggttcccgcgcgataaacgagttttggcgcaacggagttgtgggcgtcatctagtattttacaTAAACCTTATATGTTTTGTAACAGAAAACAGAGATACTTATTGTGAAGACAGAGGAAAGCAGCAAAGTAGAATTTTTGAAAGAAGAATCACTGTCTAGTGAGGACCAGTTTGATGACAGTTTTCAAACTTATGTAGGTGAGAACTGAAACCCTATTGCATATTTATACGTACAAActcataaattaattattggcCTTGTTTTGCTTTCATGCCAGCAATCAACCAATTCACCTATGTCCATTCTGCATACTATTTACTTCATCTATCTTTGTGGTttatagaatacattttaagttttgtatgtatttcataggtatataaaattattattattattattattattattatcagcctacagtgtcccactgctgggcaaaggcctcccctctctctataaaataaataaaataaaaaaaatatcaaaaaatcaaataatgttttattttcataaatgatGAAGTGTACATTCAGTctgaaaatgttttgttttagatgataaatataatttatatagtaagaaaaataaaagaaaattaaaaagagaaaaagttGACCACTCCAAAAAGAAAAAGGGAACTACAGGGGAagcacaaatattatattatgatagtaaAAAACATGAATGTGGTAAGAAAATTCAtgaattacttaaaattatttttatggtatatatatgtattagtctgtgtaaaatgtaaatatattaataagggctaaaattaaaattctgcCTTTTTGGTGAGAGAAAGGCATAGGTTCTGGACATTTTCATAATCTTTTGAGGCCTTGtcttagtaatatttttaaacttgtttATTTTTACGTTAATTCTTTTATAGGCTTATGCTTGGAGTACCTTGATGAAGACAGTTTGTTTGAACATGTAAGCAGCCATGAGCAGAGTAACTACTGTCAAATATGCTCCAAACATTTTGCATCATGGCCAAAACTACTGGTACACCGAGCAGAACACTTAACAGGGCAGACATTCGCTTGCCATATCTGTTTAAAGCGGTTTCGCCTAACCCTGTCATTGCAGAACCATTACAACGTCAAACATTTGAATAACACTCTTGTGAGTACTTTCCCGTTTGggaaatatatttccattgtatTTATGCTGTTTACCACAAATACGAAGATGACCCATCTTAAGTgtgtcataataattttaattgtgcTTAAAGTAAGGTTGCTAAGATAATGCTTAAAAGGTTAATGGTAAATACTGTGACAGCATTATACGTTTTGGCACAGTTGAAATGAatggcgtaactatagggtggctgggctggcaaaatgccacgggccaaCCCAAAATTCTCACCTCACGGCCGGGGCCAGGCCCAAGAGGCCGAGCTTTATGCAATATTTTTGTATCCATCATTCATCCAAAGTTCTAACactttaatctatactaatattataaagcggaagagtttgtttgtttgtttaaacgcgctaatctcaggaactactggtccgatttgaaaaaatttttcagtgttagatagcccatttattgaggaaggctataggctatatgcTTATTATCTTtagaactactagagcaattttatgttatttggcacacatgaagaatagaccatgtgaagggacttaggctattttttgaggaaaaatgtacggtttccgtgtaattcctaaattacgcgggcgaagccgcgcggaacatctagtcatTGATAAACTAATAAgtgttttatttattcataatgCATTAAGTACATACTTTATATTTCAGAATTTATTACAATGTTCGGATTGTGACAAGGTCTACGACTCTGTAAAGAAACTACAAAAGCATATTTGGGCATATCATGGCAGTAAGACTTTCAAGTGTGACAAATGTTCCTTggagtaagttttttttatttatttcagggAAATTAATGAATTACAAATGAT
This genomic window from Aricia agestis chromosome 2, ilAriAges1.1, whole genome shotgun sequence contains:
- the LOC121740075 gene encoding zinc finger protein 845-like isoform X2 codes for the protein MQCRACLKTNCKNATKLDEFNVKSFNLITNLNIHSGDGMPQQLCAKCTKDLKVCIAFREKCISSNSVLSQVVFHKKLKPDEIKEEDLESNIDAQNVLKTEILIVKTEESSKVEFLKEESLSSEDQFDDSFQTYVGLCLEYLDEDSLFEHVSSHEQSNYCQICSKHFASWPKLLVHRAEHLTGQTFACHICLKRFRLTLSLQNHYNVKHLNNTLNLLQCSDCDKVYDSVKKLQKHIWAYHGSKTFKCDKCSLEFPHKQLYNYHRQRKHAERTMLYCDQCDYKNVFSRNLKLHALRMHTAGRVSCASCGAALADGAALARHRCTPRPHNVCPVCGKILTRNSRLANHLKTHTEERSYKCDRCPAAYKTRAALRVHAARHDGIRRYTCDTCPQAFHNQSSLIRHRRLHTGEKRFVCTICAKAFTEGYNLKVHMRVHNKHFKKNPETERSGGIQD
- the LOC121740075 gene encoding zinc finger protein 664-like isoform X3, producing the protein MQCRACLKTNCKNATKLDEFNVKSFNLITNLNIHSGDGMPQQLCAKCTKDLKVCIAFREKCISSNSVLSQVVFHKKLKPDEIKEEDLESNIDAQNVLKTEILIVKTEESSKVEFLKEESLSSEDQFDDSFQTYVDDKYNLYSKKNKRKLKREKVDHSKKKKGTTGEAQILYYDSKKHECGLCLEYLDEDSLFEHVSSHEQSNYCQICSKHFASWPKLLVHRAEHLTGQTFACHICLKRFRLTLSLQNHYNVKHLNNTLNLLQCSDCDKVYDSVKKLQKHIWAYHGSKTFKCDKCSLEFPHKQLYNYHRQRKHAERTMLYCDQCDYKNVFSRNLKLANHLKTHTEERSYKCDRCPAAYKTRAALRVHAARHDGIRRYTCDTCPQAFHNQSSLIRHRRLHTGEKRFVCTICAKAFTEGYNLKVHMRVHNKHFKKNPETERSGGIQD
- the LOC121740075 gene encoding zinc finger protein 845-like isoform X1 is translated as MQCRACLKTNCKNATKLDEFNVKSFNLITNLNIHSGDGMPQQLCAKCTKDLKVCIAFREKCISSNSVLSQVVFHKKLKPDEIKEEDLESNIDAQNVLKTEILIVKTEESSKVEFLKEESLSSEDQFDDSFQTYVDDKYNLYSKKNKRKLKREKVDHSKKKKGTTGEAQILYYDSKKHECGLCLEYLDEDSLFEHVSSHEQSNYCQICSKHFASWPKLLVHRAEHLTGQTFACHICLKRFRLTLSLQNHYNVKHLNNTLNLLQCSDCDKVYDSVKKLQKHIWAYHGSKTFKCDKCSLEFPHKQLYNYHRQRKHAERTMLYCDQCDYKNVFSRNLKLHALRMHTAGRVSCASCGAALADGAALARHRCTPRPHNVCPVCGKILTRNSRLANHLKTHTEERSYKCDRCPAAYKTRAALRVHAARHDGIRRYTCDTCPQAFHNQSSLIRHRRLHTGEKRFVCTICAKAFTEGYNLKVHMRVHNKHFKKNPETERSGGIQD